One window of Pirellulales bacterium genomic DNA carries:
- a CDS encoding DUF420 domain-containing protein, with translation MLILATAIHPLATTDAVLNSIATVLLLSGFVLIKQGRERAHKWMMLSALAVSSVFLTCYLIYHLTAEPVHFGGSGPIRAFYFSILISHIALAATVPVLAIATAILGLKDRRQAHRKLAVWTFPIWLYVSVTGVVVYVMLYHLYPGAV, from the coding sequence ATGCTGATTCTGGCGACCGCGATTCACCCGCTGGCCACGACCGACGCGGTGCTCAACAGCATCGCCACGGTGCTGTTGCTTTCCGGATTCGTGCTCATCAAGCAAGGCCGCGAACGGGCCCACAAATGGATGATGCTCTCGGCCCTGGCCGTTTCGAGCGTGTTTCTCACTTGCTATTTGATCTACCATCTCACTGCCGAGCCGGTGCACTTCGGCGGCAGCGGGCCGATTCGAGCGTTCTATTTCTCGATCCTGATTTCGCACATCGCGCTGGCGGCGACGGTCCCGGTGCTGGCGATTGCGACCGCGATCCTTGGGCTGAAAGACCGTCGGCAGGCGCATCGCAAGTTGGCGGTGTGGACGTTTCCGATCTGGTTATATGTCTCGGTGACGGGGGTCGTCGTGTACGTGATGCTGTATCATCTCTACCCCGGCGCGGTGTGA
- a CDS encoding SCO family protein, which yields MKSTALVFWLLLALAATGSYAGWIMLRHPNEKTADADPPQGQSDFSRTNIPPDGPTIPGFKLTDQDGKTFDSKSMMGRVWVASFFFTSCPGPCYKLNQELAGLQLDSDLDAVKFVSITCDPADDPPAELRRYAARFSADPKRWTFLTADDDRTLKVGKESFAVPMAEKTHSELAVVLDRKSRIRGYFNLVDAADVIRLRKRLREMLAEKDSPAAGARQEPKDGPKT from the coding sequence ATGAAAAGCACTGCTCTCGTATTTTGGCTCCTTTTGGCGCTGGCCGCGACGGGATCCTATGCCGGCTGGATAATGCTCAGGCATCCGAACGAGAAAACGGCCGACGCCGACCCACCGCAGGGGCAATCGGACTTCAGCCGCACGAACATTCCTCCGGACGGACCCACGATTCCCGGTTTCAAGCTCACCGATCAAGACGGCAAGACGTTCGATTCCAAGAGCATGATGGGAAGAGTCTGGGTGGCGAGCTTCTTTTTCACATCCTGCCCCGGCCCGTGCTACAAGCTCAATCAGGAGTTGGCCGGCTTGCAGTTGGACAGCGACTTGGACGCCGTGAAGTTCGTCAGCATCACGTGCGATCCGGCGGACGACCCGCCCGCGGAATTGCGAAGGTATGCGGCCCGGTTTTCGGCCGATCCGAAGCGCTGGACTTTCTTGACCGCTGACGACGATCGAACTCTCAAGGTCGGCAAGGAGAGCTTCGCGGTGCCGATGGCGGAAAAGACGCATTCCGAGCTGGCGGTGGTGCTCGACCGCAAGAGCCGGATCCGCGGTTATTTCAATCTAGTCGATGCGGCCGACGTGATTCGCTTGCGAAAGCGACTGCGCGAAATGCTGGCGGAAAAGGATTCGCCGGCCGCGGGAGCAAGGCAGGAGCCGAAGGATGGTCCCAAGACGTGA
- a CDS encoding ABC transporter permease, whose amino-acid sequence MAELLVERVARAAVVNEPVRPRPWLAAWTLSRREWVRFIRQPNRVFGAIGQPLLFWLLFGAGLGPSFRMPGDTTGKISYSEYFFPGTLVLILLFTAIFATISIIEDRREGFLQSVLVGPIPRWSMVLGKILGGTLIAVAQATLFVLLGFTLGFHLGPVAFLAVVGWMFVVSLALTALGFLLAWRMDSTQGFHAVMSVFLLPMWLLSGAFFRGDGSSWLGWIVWLNPLTYGVAGLRRLLYWDAPADVRGLALPADLPSAWVCGLVTVLFCAIMFALAWKISARRTTGDLL is encoded by the coding sequence TTGGCTGAGTTATTGGTGGAACGGGTCGCTCGAGCGGCTGTCGTGAATGAGCCGGTCCGCCCCCGCCCCTGGCTGGCGGCGTGGACCCTGAGCCGCCGCGAATGGGTGCGGTTCATCCGCCAGCCGAACCGCGTGTTCGGCGCGATTGGCCAGCCGCTCTTGTTTTGGCTGTTGTTTGGCGCCGGGCTGGGGCCGTCGTTCCGGATGCCGGGGGACACGACCGGGAAGATTTCCTACAGCGAATACTTTTTCCCCGGAACCCTGGTGCTGATTCTCTTGTTCACGGCCATCTTCGCCACGATCTCGATCATCGAAGACCGCCGCGAAGGGTTTTTGCAGTCCGTGCTGGTCGGCCCGATCCCGCGATGGTCGATGGTGCTCGGCAAGATTCTCGGCGGAACGCTGATCGCAGTCGCTCAGGCGACGTTGTTTGTGCTCTTGGGATTTACGCTCGGGTTCCATCTCGGGCCGGTGGCGTTCTTGGCGGTGGTGGGCTGGATGTTCGTGGTGTCGCTGGCGCTCACGGCGCTCGGTTTTCTGCTGGCCTGGCGGATGGATTCGACGCAAGGCTTCCATGCCGTGATGAGCGTGTTTCTCTTGCCGATGTGGCTCTTATCGGGGGCGTTTTTCCGCGGTGACGGCTCGAGCTGGCTCGGCTGGATCGTGTGGCTCAATCCGCTGACCTACGGCGTCGCCGGGCTGCGGCGGCTATTATATTGGGATGCTCCCGCCGACGTGCGTGGGTTGGCCCTGCCCGCCGATTTGCCTTCGGCTTGGGTTTGCGGTCTGGTGACGGTTCTATTCTGTGCGATCATGTTCGCCCTGGCCTGGAAGATTTCAGCCCGGCGGACGACGGGAGATTTATTATGA
- a CDS encoding ABC transporter ATP-binding protein: MISQPVKAAPAIEITELEHRYGARRALVGINLQIEPGEIFVYLGPNGGGKTTLFRLLSTLIPLQHGEVRILDHDLRRATQAIRERIGVVFQAPSLDRKLTVVENLMHQGHLYGLSGRSLQARQDEMLARLGLGDRRRDRVETLSGGLRRRVELAKGMLHRPRLLLLDEPSTGLDPGARSDLWDYLQQVRREDGVTIVLTTHLLEEAEKADRIAILNEGALVALDTPEALKSTVGGDSITIQTDEPQPLAQAISARFGCAASVLEGAVRLEQPDGHEWIARLVEAFPGRIEAITLGKPTLEDVFIDRTGHRFWREREEVAVG; the protein is encoded by the coding sequence ATGATCAGCCAGCCCGTCAAAGCCGCCCCAGCTATCGAGATCACCGAACTCGAGCATCGTTACGGCGCGCGGCGGGCGCTGGTCGGGATCAACCTCCAAATCGAGCCTGGGGAGATCTTCGTGTACCTCGGGCCCAACGGCGGCGGCAAGACGACGCTCTTCCGCCTGCTCTCGACGTTGATTCCGCTGCAACACGGAGAAGTTCGGATTCTTGACCATGACTTGCGGCGCGCGACTCAGGCCATCCGCGAGCGGATCGGCGTCGTCTTCCAAGCCCCGAGTCTCGATAGGAAGCTGACCGTGGTGGAAAACCTCATGCACCAGGGGCATCTCTACGGCCTTTCCGGCCGTTCGCTGCAAGCCCGGCAAGATGAAATGCTAGCGAGGCTGGGTCTCGGCGATCGCCGCCGCGACCGCGTCGAAACGCTCTCCGGCGGCCTGAGGCGGCGCGTCGAGTTGGCGAAGGGAATGCTGCATCGCCCGCGGCTGTTGCTGCTCGACGAGCCGAGCACCGGTCTCGATCCGGGCGCCCGTAGCGATCTGTGGGATTATTTGCAGCAAGTGCGCCGCGAGGACGGAGTGACGATCGTGCTCACGACGCATTTGCTCGAAGAGGCCGAGAAGGCCGATCGAATCGCGATCTTGAACGAAGGCGCGCTCGTGGCTCTCGATACCCCCGAGGCGCTCAAATCGACCGTCGGCGGCGATTCGATCACGATCCAAACGGACGAGCCGCAGCCGCTCGCGCAAGCGATCTCCGCGCGCTTCGGCTGCGCGGCGAGCGTGCTCGAGGGCGCGGTGCGGCTGGAGCAGCCGGACGGCCACGAATGGATCGCCCGGCTGGTCGAGGCCTTCCCCGGTCGGATCGAGGCAATCACGCTGGGCAAGCCGACGCTCGAGGATGTGTTTATCGACCGCACCGGGCACCGCTTCTGGCGCGAGCGAGAGGAGGTGGCCGTTGGCTGA
- a CDS encoding cytochrome C oxidase subunit IV family protein has translation MTDHTDSPGHGDAAAHGQHDYHASIAKYIYVFVALCILTTMSFWTSNLLPIKWPFHDQPAVGRAFMMAVSCTKAMLVILFFMHVKYEANWKYVLTIPAAMMSIFLMLMLVPDVGMRLRHASQEQLQHLASPALEARIQAAQEEQSEK, from the coding sequence ATGACCGATCATACCGACTCTCCAGGCCACGGGGATGCCGCGGCGCACGGCCAGCACGACTATCATGCGAGCATCGCTAAATACATCTATGTGTTTGTCGCGCTTTGCATACTCACGACGATGTCGTTCTGGACCTCCAATTTGCTGCCGATCAAGTGGCCGTTTCACGATCAGCCGGCGGTGGGTCGGGCGTTCATGATGGCCGTCTCTTGCACGAAGGCCATGTTGGTGATCCTGTTTTTCATGCACGTGAAATACGAAGCCAATTGGAAATACGTCCTGACGATCCCGGCCGCGATGATGTCGATCTTCCTGATGCTGATGCTCGTGCCGGATGTCGGCATGCGGCTGCGGCACGCCTCGCAAGAGCAGTTGCAACATTTGGCGAGCCCCGCCCTGGAGGCGCGCATTCAAGCTGCCCAGGAAGAGCAGTCGGAAAAGTGA